A stretch of the Cyanobacteriota bacterium genome encodes the following:
- the acnA gene encoding aconitate hydratase AcnA, protein MKKEFIEKLTVAGKEFNYYSLAKAETKYGDLSKLPVSLKIVLEGMLRNLDGKKIQEESIKQLVAYNPKNPEQGEVPFSPARVVLQDFTGVPLFVDLAAMRDAAKEVGLDPQQINPLVPIDLVIDHSIQVDSFGESRSKEINEKLEFERNNERFKFLKWSQQAFDNTRIVPPGFGIIHQVNMEYLASVVIERDGELLFDSCVGTDSHTTMIDGLGVFGFGVGGLEAEAAMLGQPVAIPTPEVIGVRLKGQLDPSITATDLALYVTEFLRRLDVVGKLVEFFGEGCKSLTLEERATVSNMCPEYGATVGMFPIDKEVLAYLKRTGRSAEIIESVEAYNKAQGTWGLDRNPESFTKLHEIDLADIKPSISGPRRPQDRIDFYDLKNKFAEAIKRPSAEHGLGLNDNPQDHGDVVIAAITSCTNTSNPAVIIGAGLLAKKAVEKGLTVGPKVKTSLGPGSQAVTEYLRKANLLEPLEKLGFSIVGYGCTTCIGNTGPLSDAAMDELKAHPNKVLASVLSGNRNFDGRISPHVKANFLMSPPLVVAMAIKGNMNWDPNTEPVQGDVMLADIWPNKEEIKQVIDEVMDPLMYENIYAKVSAGTELWDAIEAGTGDLYEWDTNNSYIQKPPYFDSFKLATERIESIKNARTLLSLGDSITTDHISPAGNIAKDSDAANYLREQGIDDTDFNSYGSRRGNDRVMTRGTFANIRLSNLLVPGSSGPRTKYFNGTDKTTAEAPEMSVFEASLRYHQDGVSNVVFAGKLFGNGSSRDWAAKGQKLLGVKAVIAESFERIHRSNLIGMGIMPIGVKGKVVADYGLDGSELFSIDALDDNIKPYQEIHISVTKHDGSIIEIPARVLLQTPIEVEYYRNGGILQYTLRELSAACEPVPK, encoded by the coding sequence ATGAAAAAAGAATTTATAGAGAAGTTAACTGTTGCCGGCAAAGAGTTTAATTACTACTCACTTGCAAAAGCCGAAACGAAATACGGCGACTTAAGTAAATTACCAGTGAGTCTCAAAATTGTCCTTGAAGGAATGCTGCGTAATCTTGATGGCAAAAAAATTCAAGAGGAGAGCATTAAGCAATTAGTTGCTTATAATCCTAAAAACCCTGAACAAGGTGAAGTACCTTTCTCGCCAGCAAGAGTAGTTTTGCAAGACTTCACGGGAGTACCTTTATTTGTAGACCTCGCTGCAATGCGTGACGCAGCCAAAGAAGTCGGACTTGATCCACAACAAATTAATCCATTAGTGCCAATTGATTTAGTAATTGATCACTCAATACAAGTGGATTCTTTTGGTGAATCACGTTCTAAAGAAATTAATGAGAAGCTTGAGTTTGAAAGAAATAACGAGCGTTTCAAATTCCTCAAGTGGTCACAGCAAGCTTTTGACAACACCAGAATCGTACCTCCTGGGTTTGGGATTATTCATCAAGTTAATATGGAGTACTTGGCAAGCGTAGTCATAGAAAGAGATGGCGAGCTTTTATTTGATAGTTGCGTTGGCACAGATTCACACACCACGATGATTGATGGTCTTGGTGTATTTGGTTTTGGAGTTGGTGGGCTTGAAGCTGAAGCTGCGATGCTCGGACAACCAGTTGCAATTCCAACGCCTGAAGTTATTGGCGTAAGACTCAAAGGTCAACTGGACCCAAGTATCACTGCTACTGACCTGGCACTTTACGTAACAGAATTCTTGAGGAGACTCGATGTAGTCGGTAAACTAGTTGAATTTTTTGGAGAGGGCTGTAAATCACTTACTCTTGAAGAAAGAGCTACTGTTTCAAATATGTGCCCAGAGTATGGCGCCACAGTAGGAATGTTTCCTATCGACAAGGAAGTGCTAGCTTACCTCAAGCGCACCGGTAGAAGCGCTGAAATAATTGAATCGGTTGAAGCTTACAACAAAGCACAAGGCACTTGGGGACTGGATCGTAATCCAGAGTCATTTACTAAACTGCATGAGATTGATCTAGCTGATATCAAGCCTTCTATCTCTGGACCAAGAAGACCGCAAGATAGAATTGATTTTTATGATCTCAAAAACAAATTTGCTGAAGCTATCAAAAGACCAAGCGCAGAACATGGCTTAGGACTCAATGACAATCCACAAGATCATGGTGATGTAGTTATTGCAGCTATCACTAGTTGCACGAACACCTCTAACCCAGCTGTAATTATTGGCGCTGGCTTACTTGCCAAAAAAGCTGTCGAGAAAGGACTCACAGTAGGACCCAAAGTCAAAACCTCACTAGGACCCGGCTCGCAAGCAGTGACAGAATATTTACGCAAAGCTAATCTACTTGAGCCATTAGAGAAACTTGGTTTTAGTATAGTTGGTTATGGTTGCACTACTTGTATAGGTAACACTGGACCACTTTCTGATGCTGCAATGGACGAATTAAAAGCTCATCCAAATAAGGTACTTGCAAGTGTGCTTTCTGGCAACCGTAACTTCGATGGTAGAATTAGCCCACATGTCAAAGCGAATTTCTTGATGTCACCACCATTAGTAGTGGCAATGGCAATCAAAGGCAATATGAACTGGGACCCAAACACAGAGCCGGTTCAAGGCGATGTGATGTTAGCAGACATTTGGCCTAACAAAGAAGAAATCAAACAAGTAATTGACGAAGTTATGGATCCACTGATGTATGAGAATATCTATGCTAAAGTCTCTGCCGGTACTGAATTGTGGGACGCAATTGAAGCTGGCACTGGTGATCTTTATGAATGGGACACAAACAATAGTTACATTCAAAAGCCACCTTACTTTGATAGCTTTAAATTAGCGACTGAACGTATTGAATCAATTAAAAATGCTCGCACTTTACTTAGCCTGGGTGATTCAATTACGACTGACCATATTTCACCGGCTGGCAATATAGCCAAGGACTCTGATGCTGCAAACTATCTCAGAGAGCAGGGTATCGACGACACTGACTTTAATAGCTATGGCTCACGCCGCGGCAATGATAGAGTCATGACTCGTGGTACTTTTGCAAATATCAGATTGAGTAATTTATTAGTACCTGGATCAAGTGGTCCAAGAACTAAATATTTTAATGGCACTGACAAAACAACAGCAGAAGCTCCTGAGATGTCTGTCTTTGAAGCATCACTCAGATATCATCAAGATGGTGTGAGCAATGTTGTTTTTGCCGGGAAATTATTTGGTAATGGAAGCTCAAGAGATTGGGCTGCCAAAGGACAAAAACTCCTGGGCGTTAAAGCCGTAATTGCAGAATCTTTTGAAAGAATCCACAGGTCCAACTTAATCGGCATGGGAATTATGCCAATTGGAGTTAAAGGCAAAGTAGTTGCTGATTATGGGTTAGATGGTTCTGAATTATTTAGTATTGATGCGCTAGACGATAATATCAAGCCATATCAAGAGATCCATATATCAGTGACAAAGCATGATGGCTCAATTATTGAAATCCCAGCAAGAGTGCTCTTGCAAACACCAATTGAAGTAGAGTACTATCGTAACGGTGGCATTCTTCAATATACCTTACGAGAACTATCCGCCGCGTGTGAGCCTGTCCCAAAATAG
- a CDS encoding transglutaminase-like domain-containing protein: MAVEEKISLSEKNLQGFVNLLQDSSASTLNLMGQQISKLDDVSLRGIEEIVGKLDNDQLEGNWYHASKVALLAQIQDWKSDGDLERGLFLISRLRNPGLDLKKYQSILDGYAARVAAKLSPSSSTTHAIEALNEVLFREEVYVGNQSDYYDLDNNFLHTVIDNKAGNPIMLSSIYILVGRRLGLDIKGIGTPGHFIVTFEDKLIDPFFQGKEITKNECVLRAQELSVYWREEYLHPIDDAFIISRCIRNIVAIYKKQNEFEKAADATNILKLV, from the coding sequence ATGGCTGTTGAAGAAAAAATATCTTTATCTGAAAAGAACTTACAAGGTTTTGTGAATCTTTTACAAGATTCATCAGCTTCTACTTTGAATTTAATGGGGCAGCAGATAAGCAAACTCGATGATGTCAGTCTTCGTGGCATTGAAGAGATTGTCGGCAAGCTTGATAATGATCAACTTGAAGGGAATTGGTACCACGCTAGCAAAGTTGCTTTGCTTGCACAAATTCAAGATTGGAAGAGCGATGGCGATTTAGAACGTGGTTTGTTTTTGATTTCACGTTTGCGTAATCCTGGTTTAGATCTCAAAAAATATCAATCGATTTTAGATGGTTACGCTGCCAGAGTCGCTGCTAAGCTCAGTCCTTCTAGTTCAACGACTCACGCAATTGAGGCACTTAACGAAGTACTTTTTAGAGAAGAGGTTTATGTGGGTAATCAATCTGATTACTATGATCTTGACAACAATTTTTTGCATACTGTCATTGACAACAAAGCTGGTAATCCAATTATGCTCTCGTCAATTTATATTTTAGTGGGGCGCAGGCTAGGACTTGATATCAAAGGTATTGGCACGCCAGGACATTTTATTGTGACTTTTGAAGATAAATTAATTGATCCATTTTTTCAAGGAAAAGAAATTACCAAAAATGAATGTGTCCTTAGAGCCCAAGAGCTTAGTGTTTATTGGAGGGAAGAATACCTACATCCAATAGATGATGCGTTTATCATTTCTCGTTGTATTCGCAATATTGTTGCTATTTACAAAAAACAAAATGAATTTGAAAAAGCTGCTGATGCTACTAATATATTGAAATTAGTTTAA
- the pth gene encoding aminoacyl-tRNA hydrolase, translated as MSIDKKTKLIIGLGNPGKNYDKTRHNIGFAILDELAFKRGLSFSKEKKFEADVAMADVIVEYRLKKPKTKSLAEKLPDPGANAEDEARLLGCKIIIAKPTTFMNNSGKAVSKLAKFYKIAAEDILVIHDDVSLDTGKLRMAFNRGAGGQHGVEDIMASIGKNFHRLKAGVGPDPGGESRADYVLSIFPKKEHETIATMLSGSIELIYQWLTELEDPQLIESLQVS; from the coding sequence ATGTCGATAGATAAAAAAACAAAACTCATAATAGGACTGGGCAACCCAGGAAAGAACTACGACAAGACTAGGCACAATATTGGTTTTGCAATTCTTGATGAGCTAGCTTTTAAGCGAGGGCTTAGTTTTAGTAAAGAAAAAAAGTTTGAAGCCGATGTGGCGATGGCTGATGTGATTGTTGAATATAGACTCAAAAAACCTAAAACTAAAAGCCTAGCTGAAAAGCTTCCAGATCCTGGGGCTAATGCAGAAGATGAAGCTAGGCTGCTAGGCTGCAAAATCATCATAGCGAAACCGACTACCTTCATGAACAACTCCGGCAAAGCCGTCTCCAAACTAGCTAAGTTTTACAAAATCGCAGCTGAAGACATTCTAGTAATTCATGATGATGTCAGCCTCGACACCGGCAAGCTGCGTATGGCTTTCAATAGAGGTGCTGGCGGGCAACACGGGGTGGAAGATATTATGGCTAGTATTGGTAAAAACTTTCACCGCCTTAAAGCTGGTGTAGGACCAGACCCAGGTGGTGAAAGTAGAGCTGACTATGTACTTAGTATCTTTCCAAAAAAAGAACACGAGACTATAGCTACAATGCTCAGTGGTAGCATCGAACTAATTTATCAATGGCTTACTGAATTAGAAGATCCTCAATTAATTGAGAGTCTTCAAGTGAGTTAA
- a CDS encoding NADH-quinone oxidoreductase subunit D encodes MAILDQDTSTGLKTEELIINMGPQHPSTHGVLRLVITTTGELVTKCVPVIGYLHRGMEWLAQNRNFVQYQALVDRVDYLAGMSDSHAYVLAVEKLADLKVPDRAEYLRILMSELNRICSHQLSLGIFMLDLGAMMGFPFYAFRDRESILSLLEEVSGQRMMFNYMRIGGVHMDVPTGWYAKLEELINTKLLHYTDEYEDLVTNNPIVAVRTKGIGVIEPQKGIEWGLTGPNIRASGVNYDVRRNKPYSKYEEFDFDVVTHDRGDVFARYKCRVQEIRESCKIILQAIKKIRALPGGEHAQAETELKAKKILPGFKAPAGEAYEAVESPRGEMGVHLIADGTQVPYRLKWRSPSWFPTAYLPELAEGTPISDVVAVFSSLDVILPDVDR; translated from the coding sequence ATGGCGATACTCGATCAAGATACTAGTACAGGATTAAAAACCGAAGAGCTCATTATAAATATGGGGCCTCAACACCCTTCAACACATGGTGTTTTGAGATTGGTAATTACCACAACTGGTGAGCTTGTTACCAAATGCGTGCCAGTGATCGGTTACTTGCATCGTGGTATGGAATGGCTGGCACAGAACCGCAACTTTGTTCAATACCAAGCGCTGGTAGACAGAGTTGACTATCTTGCTGGAATGTCTGACTCACACGCCTATGTACTGGCTGTAGAAAAACTTGCTGATCTTAAAGTCCCGGATCGTGCTGAATACTTACGTATCCTAATGAGTGAGCTTAACCGTATTTGCTCTCACCAACTGTCTTTGGGGATTTTCATGCTTGACCTTGGTGCGATGATGGGCTTCCCGTTTTATGCTTTTCGCGATCGAGAGTCAATTCTTTCTCTGTTAGAAGAAGTCTCTGGACAAAGAATGATGTTTAACTATATGCGTATTGGCGGAGTACATATGGATGTGCCAACTGGTTGGTACGCCAAACTTGAAGAATTGATCAACACTAAGTTACTTCACTATACTGATGAATACGAAGATCTTGTGACTAACAATCCTATTGTAGCTGTAAGAACCAAAGGTATTGGCGTCATCGAGCCGCAGAAAGGAATTGAATGGGGACTTACGGGTCCTAATATTCGTGCTTCTGGTGTTAACTACGACGTGCGCCGCAATAAACCATATTCTAAATACGAAGAGTTTGATTTTGATGTTGTCACTCATGACCGCGGTGATGTTTTTGCTCGCTATAAATGTAGAGTGCAAGAAATTAGAGAGAGTTGCAAAATCATTCTTCAGGCAATCAAAAAGATCCGTGCACTTCCTGGCGGAGAACACGCACAAGCTGAAACAGAACTCAAAGCTAAAAAAATCCTTCCTGGATTTAAAGCACCAGCAGGAGAGGCTTATGAGGCTGTTGAATCACCTCGCGGCGAGATGGGCGTCCATCTAATTGCTGACGGTACTCAAGTACCTTACAGACTCAAATGGCGCTCTCCAAGCTGGTTTCCAACAGCTTACTTGCCTGAGCTTGCTGAAGGCACGCCGATCTCAGATGTCGTGGCTGTATTTTCATCACTAGATGTGATTTTGCCAGATGTCGATAGATAA
- a CDS encoding arginase family protein — protein MIQEATTNARAKLDKTTAQQRYQPYENLDIDLIAAPWGFGGTDNLAQEGAHALLAEQDLVKQLAAIGANAVEIHPPSLGPFEIQEEANRVRNLKAIHTVNNWLADQVKSSLKAGHVPITFGGDGSLCLGTVAGLLEYCMESNAADETIGACFGIIWISNHLCNSSPRVTKSWNANRMVFTALTFDGDPKHNDFISLMTFRGLGTKTKSMMMPNQIVHFGINHKSAQEEAVHEFYTMEDIEEIGVRKAINFAIDHFKDFDKVHVILDVNALDLSAVSNYSLGQLSYREAMTIARELDLNLRRKGKLSSIDIVEHCPSREAWDKKGETAEWVMDFITNIFGENIFNAARKY, from the coding sequence GTGATTCAAGAAGCTACTACTAACGCAAGAGCAAAGTTAGATAAGACTACTGCCCAGCAGCGTTACCAGCCTTATGAGAATTTGGATATTGATCTAATTGCGGCGCCTTGGGGTTTTGGTGGTACTGATAATTTGGCGCAAGAGGGAGCGCATGCACTTTTGGCTGAGCAAGACCTCGTCAAACAACTTGCTGCAATTGGTGCCAACGCTGTTGAAATTCATCCACCATCACTCGGTCCTTTTGAAATTCAAGAAGAAGCTAATAGAGTGCGCAATCTCAAGGCGATTCACACAGTTAATAACTGGCTAGCTGACCAAGTTAAGTCATCTCTTAAAGCGGGACATGTGCCGATTACTTTTGGCGGTGATGGTTCACTTTGTCTTGGTACTGTTGCTGGTCTATTGGAATATTGCATGGAGTCTAACGCGGCAGATGAGACTATTGGAGCTTGCTTCGGGATAATTTGGATTAGTAATCACTTGTGCAACAGCTCCCCTCGTGTAACCAAGAGTTGGAATGCCAATCGTATGGTTTTTACTGCTCTAACATTTGATGGTGATCCGAAGCACAATGATTTTATTTCTCTGATGACATTCCGCGGGCTTGGCACCAAAACCAAATCAATGATGATGCCAAATCAAATTGTGCATTTTGGTATCAATCACAAATCTGCTCAGGAAGAAGCTGTTCACGAGTTTTATACCATGGAAGATATTGAAGAGATTGGAGTGCGCAAAGCAATCAACTTTGCAATTGATCATTTCAAAGATTTTGATAAAGTACATGTGATCCTTGATGTCAACGCATTAGATTTGAGCGCGGTGAGTAATTATTCTTTGGGACAATTGAGTTACCGTGAGGCTATGACCATTGCTCGTGAGCTTGATCTCAATTTGCGCCGCAAAGGTAAACTAAGTTCAATTGATATTGTCGAGCATTGTCCTAGTCGCGAGGCTTGGGACAAGAAAGGCGAAACTGCTGAATGGGTTATGGATTTTATAACTAATATTTTTGGTGAGAATATATTTAACGCTGCTAGGAAGTATTAA